Proteins from one Penaeus monodon isolate SGIC_2016 chromosome 39, NSTDA_Pmon_1, whole genome shotgun sequence genomic window:
- the LOC119597473 gene encoding spermatogenesis-associated protein 20-like, whose translation MLTSWNGMMLGAMARAGVILGEKSYIERAIQAADFVKTYLFKDGLLLRSAYSVEDGQVSVGSSLEGFVDDYAWMIRGFLNLYEATLDTSWLELAEELQDKENELFWDSQEAGYFMTKAGDSSILLRIKEDQDGAEPSANSVSVGNLLRLSPLLDRADYREKAEAIFQLFAERLNKIPIALPEMTTALLIHKKHPVQIILAGKKGTDATQKMLQAVHGHLIPSHVILLADENHESLLYNRHSSLRHYHPKKPDETVAHVCQNFRCFNPRPRCRCYLASTGAKTGYWRGSYSGHYEIFSRNFDMFPKLFEAHSVHHVPLKQKTLFKLSIRGLTSQKPMWTWLAKCYQGDLRSPTPTPTPPAFDTDTEFVLIDKLKGEFPKIKVMDQQRS comes from the exons GAATGATGCTAGGTGCCATGGCTAGAGCTGGAGTTATTCTCGGCGAGAAATCTTATATAGAGAGAGCTATACAAGCAGCTGATTTTGTTAAAACTTATCTTTTTAAAGATGGTTTGTTACTTCGATCAGCCTATTCTGTAGAAGATGGTCAGGTTTCTGT tggTTCAAGCCTTGAAGGATTTGTTGATGATTATGCCTGGATGATTCGAGGTTTTCTAAACCTGTATGAAGCTACTCTTGATACTTCATGGCTTGAATTAGCAGAAGAATTGCAAGATAAGGAGAATGAACTGTTCTGGGATTCACAAGAGGCTGGTTATTTTATGACAAAGGCAGGAGATAGCTCCATCTTATTACGTATTAAAGAAG ATCAAGATGGAGCTGAACCATCAGCGAATTCAGTCTCTGTAGGTAATTTATTGCGTCTGAGTCCACTTCTTGATCGTGCAGACTACAGGGAAAAAGCAGAAGCTATTTTTCAGTTGTTTGCTGAACGACTAAACAAAATACCAATTGCTCTCCCTGAAATGACAACAGCTCTTCTTATTCATAAAAAGCATCCAGTACAG atcATTCTTGCAGGGAAGAAAGGCACTGATGCAACACAAAAAATGCTGCAAGCAGTTCATGGACACCTGATTCCTAGCCATGTCATCTTGCTTGCAGATGAGAATCATGAGTCATTGCTATATAATCGCCACTCTTCTCTGAGGCACTACCACCCAAAAAAGCCTGATGAAACAGTTGCTCATGTATGCCAAAATTTCAGGTGCTTCAACCCGCGCCCCAG gtgccggtgttacctcgctAGTACAGGAGCCAAAACAGGTTACTGGCGTGGCTCCTACTCGGGTCACTATGAAATTTTCTCCAGGAATTTCGATATGTTCCCTAAATTATTTGAAg cacattccgtCCACCATGTCCCCCTTAAACAGAAAACACTTTTTAAACTGTCAATTAGGGGGCTTACTTCCCAAAAGCCCATGTGGACATGGCTCGCAAAGTGCTACCAGGGTGACCTTCGAAgcccaactccaactccaactcctcc tgcTTTTGATACTGATACTGAATTTGTTCTTATTGACAAACTAAAAGGggaatttccaaaaatcaaggtaATGGATCAACAGAGGTCTTAA